From Granulicella sp. WH15, the proteins below share one genomic window:
- the hemQ gene encoding hydrogen peroxide-dependent heme synthase has product MSDLPSVPLTLEGSSVLHQMFHFDWTAWKALPVEEQQKIEAEAAAVLARWEQGSVQGHPNQSGVFSQLGHKGDLMLIHFRDSFAELNRIELELAQTRLSDYLKLSHSYLSMVELGLYESSAKTYAALAEKGLQPGTPEWNSGAREVTERQANALDQRLHPAVPPAKYLCFYPMDRKRGEQVNWYTEPMADRQHMMHEHGLIGRRYADSVRQVITGSIGFDDWEWGVDLFSDDPLVFKKLIYEMRFDRVSAVYASFGQFFMGVKLPAANLGAWLRGQLIEP; this is encoded by the coding sequence TTGTCCGATTTGCCGAGCGTACCGCTCACTCTTGAAGGTTCGAGCGTTCTACATCAGATGTTCCACTTTGACTGGACCGCATGGAAGGCGCTTCCCGTCGAGGAGCAGCAAAAGATCGAGGCCGAGGCTGCCGCCGTTCTGGCCCGCTGGGAGCAAGGTTCTGTACAGGGGCATCCGAACCAGTCCGGTGTGTTTTCTCAGCTTGGGCATAAGGGCGACCTCATGCTGATTCACTTTAGGGACTCGTTTGCGGAACTGAACCGGATTGAGCTTGAGTTGGCGCAGACGCGGTTGAGCGACTATCTCAAGCTCTCGCACTCGTACCTTTCGATGGTGGAACTGGGACTCTACGAGTCCTCTGCCAAGACCTATGCGGCGTTGGCCGAAAAGGGCTTGCAGCCCGGCACACCGGAGTGGAACTCTGGCGCTCGCGAGGTGACCGAACGTCAGGCCAATGCGCTGGATCAACGACTGCATCCTGCAGTTCCACCTGCGAAGTACCTCTGCTTCTACCCCATGGATCGAAAGCGCGGCGAGCAGGTGAACTGGTACACCGAGCCGATGGCGGACCGTCAGCACATGATGCACGAGCACGGCCTGATCGGCCGCCGTTATGCAGATTCTGTGCGTCAGGTCATCACCGGCTCGATCGGCTTCGACGACTGGGAGTGGGGTGTGGATCTCTTCTCCGATGATCCGCTGGTCTTCAAGAAGCTGATCTACGAGATGCGCTTCGATCGCGTGAGCGCCGTTTATGCATCCTTCGGACAGTTCTTTATGGGAGTAAAGCTGCCCGCCGCGAATCTGGGAGCGTGGCTCCGCGGCCAGCTCATCGAGCCATAA
- a CDS encoding ankyrin repeat domain-containing protein, with protein MTTGDGGRRMKCKLWSAIFFLALCVPATQGQSPDIFAAARTNNAVQAQSLIDAKVDINQHDDRGYTPLILATYNQSPAVAEMLLSHGAAVDARDPMGRTALMGASFQGDEQCVKLLLDHRANINAADANGATSLMYAVQFGRKSIIKLLIASRADITLKDKRGFDATYLAEQTSDPEILALLQH; from the coding sequence ATGACTACTGGCGATGGAGGTAGAAGAATGAAATGTAAGCTATGGAGCGCAATATTTTTTCTGGCTCTCTGTGTACCCGCGACGCAGGGCCAATCGCCTGATATCTTTGCCGCCGCGCGCACGAACAACGCAGTACAAGCGCAGTCGCTGATCGACGCGAAGGTTGACATTAATCAACATGACGACCGAGGCTACACTCCTCTCATCCTTGCAACTTACAACCAGAGCCCCGCTGTTGCAGAGATGCTTCTGAGCCACGGTGCGGCGGTTGATGCCAGAGACCCTATGGGCCGCACCGCATTGATGGGCGCGTCTTTTCAGGGCGACGAGCAGTGTGTAAAGCTTCTACTGGACCATCGCGCCAATATCAATGCCGCGGATGCGAATGGAGCTACGAGCCTGATGTACGCGGTTCAGTTCGGCAGAAAATCCATCATCAAGCTCCTGATCGCCAGCAGGGCGGATATAACACTGAAAGATAAGCGCGGGTTTGATGCTACTTATCTGGCAGAACAGACCAGCGATCCAGAGATACTTGCATTGCTGCAGCATTAA
- a CDS encoding catalase yields the protein MKVPIVAALFLGGGLLFAQQQQKQLTTNAGAPVGDNQNTQTAGPDGPQLLQDIHAIEKLSAFDRERIPERVVHARGVGIHGVFVSYGDFSQYTKAEFLNAKGKETPLFVRFSTVMNSMGSPETLRDPRGFAVKFYTQEGNYDIVGNNLPVFFIRDAIKFPDFVHALKPSPVTNRQDPNRMFDFLSLAPESTNMLTYVYSNLGTPANYRQMNGFGVHAFEWVNANGKVIYVKYKWTSLQGVENITPRTNAEVLVKNYQVATDDMYEQVGKGNYPSWELSVQIVTPEELSKFDFNPFDDTKIWPENVVPSMKIGKMTLNKMPDNYFQETEQAAFAPGNLVPGIEASPDRMLQGRLFAYLDTQRYRVGPNFQQLPINRPVSAVNSYNQNGPMDARQTHGGINYQPNHAATTIADNAKFDVAPIAVTGAIQQKKIANPDNYRQAGDLYRSLSKQDQDDLITNLVGDLSGVRDRAIVVEMVSHFYKADSEYGTRLAKGLNLDLQKVTERAAQL from the coding sequence ATGAAAGTACCGATAGTAGCCGCTCTATTCCTGGGTGGAGGCCTTCTCTTTGCGCAACAGCAACAGAAGCAGCTCACCACAAACGCCGGAGCCCCCGTCGGGGACAATCAGAATACCCAGACGGCTGGTCCGGACGGACCTCAACTTCTCCAGGACATTCACGCCATCGAAAAGCTCTCCGCATTTGATCGCGAGCGTATTCCCGAGCGGGTTGTGCACGCACGAGGTGTAGGGATTCACGGCGTCTTCGTCAGCTATGGAGACTTTTCGCAGTACACGAAGGCCGAGTTCCTGAATGCGAAGGGCAAGGAGACGCCGCTCTTCGTGCGCTTCTCGACCGTGATGAACTCCATGGGTTCGCCTGAGACTCTGCGTGACCCGCGCGGCTTTGCCGTAAAGTTCTACACGCAGGAGGGAAACTACGATATCGTTGGCAACAACCTTCCGGTCTTTTTCATTCGTGATGCCATCAAGTTCCCAGACTTTGTACACGCGCTGAAACCGTCGCCTGTTACCAATCGGCAGGACCCGAACCGAATGTTCGACTTCCTCTCTCTGGCTCCTGAGTCCACAAATATGTTGACTTACGTCTACTCCAATTTGGGAACTCCAGCGAACTACCGCCAGATGAATGGATTTGGAGTACACGCTTTTGAGTGGGTCAACGCCAACGGAAAAGTCATATACGTAAAGTACAAGTGGACCTCGCTGCAGGGAGTGGAAAATATTACGCCACGCACCAACGCCGAGGTTCTGGTCAAGAACTATCAGGTTGCAACGGATGATATGTACGAGCAGGTAGGCAAGGGCAACTATCCTTCCTGGGAACTTAGCGTTCAGATCGTAACTCCTGAGGAGCTATCTAAGTTTGACTTCAATCCGTTCGATGACACGAAGATCTGGCCAGAGAACGTTGTGCCATCAATGAAGATCGGTAAAATGACGCTTAACAAGATGCCGGATAACTACTTTCAGGAGACGGAGCAGGCTGCCTTCGCACCGGGAAATCTAGTGCCGGGTATCGAGGCTTCGCCGGATCGTATGCTTCAGGGCCGACTCTTTGCTTACCTCGATACGCAGCGATATCGCGTCGGACCAAACTTCCAGCAGTTGCCGATCAATCGTCCAGTGTCAGCGGTCAATAGCTACAACCAGAATGGGCCGATGGATGCGCGGCAGACGCATGGCGGGATCAACTATCAGCCCAATCATGCTGCAACCACCATCGCGGACAATGCGAAGTTTGATGTAGCGCCGATTGCAGTAACCGGTGCGATCCAGCAAAAGAAGATCGCCAATCCGGATAACTACCGTCAGGCTGGCGATCTCTACCGCTCGCTCAGCAAGCAGGATCAGGACGATCTCATCACCAACCTGGTGGGCGATCTGTCCGGTGTACGTGACCGTGCGATTGTCGTCGAGATGGTTAGCCACTTCTATAAGGCCGATTCCGAGTATGGAACTCGTCTTGCCAAGGGGCTGAATCTGGATTTGCAAAAGGTAACTGAACGCGCCGCGCAACTCTAA
- a CDS encoding ankyrin repeat domain-containing protein, whose translation MLGAALSKGCTQYLQSSDAMKKILVLSLLWIATTTFVQAEAKDLFTAARANDVTLAAALIDSGADINQQDDKGYTPLILATYDGSYEVAQLLLKHHADTEKKDHSGRTALMGVAFKGDEREAQLLLSNGARADAKDAKGLTSMMYAVMFGRLSVIKVLRENKISG comes from the coding sequence ATGCTGGGTGCAGCCCTGAGCAAGGGCTGCACTCAATATCTTCAAAGTTCTGATGCCATGAAAAAAATACTTGTGTTGTCGCTGTTATGGATCGCCACTACCACTTTTGTTCAGGCCGAGGCCAAGGATCTATTCACCGCTGCGCGCGCGAACGATGTAACACTGGCGGCAGCTCTGATCGACTCCGGTGCTGACATTAATCAGCAAGACGACAAGGGCTATACGCCGCTTATTCTTGCGACTTATGACGGGAGTTACGAGGTCGCCCAGCTATTGCTTAAGCACCATGCCGATACGGAGAAGAAAGACCATTCGGGCAGAACGGCACTTATGGGAGTGGCTTTCAAGGGAGATGAGAGAGAAGCGCAACTCCTGCTGAGTAACGGAGCCAGAGCTGATGCCAAAGATGCAAAAGGCCTCACCAGCATGATGTATGCCGTCATGTTCGGAAGGCTTTCGGTAATTAAGGTTCTAAGAGAAAACAAAATTTCTGGATGA